In Komagataeibacter sucrofermentans DSM 15973, the genomic window GTCCTTGCTGGCTGTGCCAGCGTTCAGGCTACGTTCGGCACATGAAACCTGTCAATCCGGCACCCGCGTATGGGCGGGGCATGGACATGTCGTCTAAGCCGCCCTACGCCGTGCACCGCGCTATCGGGGCTAGTCCATTTATGCTGCTGCCACACGGGATGGGGCGAAAGAGCTGCTCCACGGGCGGCAGCATCCTGCATGTTCAGGCCGCGTGGTCATGATCGTGGCGGTGATGCAGGTCGGGATAATGGGCGTGGCTGTGCTCAAGCCGCGTGTGCACATGGTAATGAGTGTGCGGTGCGCCCGGCGGATCATCGGGGCCATGTTCGTGCTGATGGTGTTCGTCATGCACATGGCGATGGATATGGGCCATTTCCTCATGCGCGTGCTGGTGGTCATGGCGTTCGGTCAGGTGCAGCCATAGCCCGATACCCATGAGCACCGCCGCCACAAGCAGCCGCACCACGCCCTGCGCCGGGAACAGGGCGAGCGACGCCACCGCCCCCATGAAAGGAGCCAGCGCGAAATACGCCCCCGTCCGCGCGGCCCCCAGATGGCGCAACCCCAGCATGAAGGCGACAAGGCTGACACCGTAACCCAGAAACCCCACAGATCCAGCCCCCGCCACCAGAGCCAATCCCGGCAGGTACGCGTGTTGCAGCCCAAGGGCCGTGAGCAGGTTGACACTGCCCGCCACAATGCCCTTGAGCATGGCGATCCGCACGGGATCTACTGCCGAGAGGCGATTGCTGAGGTTGTTATCAATACCCCAGCACACACATGCGGCAATAATGTAAAGCGCGCCGGGCGCCAGCATCGCATGGCCCTGCCATGACAGCACGCCCGCCCCCAGCACAATGCACGCAGCGCCAAACAGCAGCCTGCGATCAACATTTTCACGAAATACCATCCATGCGATCAGCAGTGTTGCAATGCTCTCGACATTGAGCAGCAACGATGCACTCGCCGCATCCGTGCGGGCAAGGCCAAGCATGAGCAGCAACGGGCCGGCCACGCCGCCCGTGGCGATCACACCGAGCAGCCATGGCAGGTCGCGGCGCGCAAGGGGAGCTTCATCATGCGTGGGCAACCGTAGGACCGCCCGCGCGCCCAGCACTAGTGCCAGCCCCAGACCGGAGCCAAGATAGAGCAGGCCCGCCGCCATCTGGGCTGACATATCGCCAAGCAGCAGCTTGGCGAATGGTGTGCTCACGCCAAACAGCACGGCGGAAAGCAGGGCAAAGCAGAGGCCGGTGGTCTTCATGCCCTTAATATATCATGTCATATTCGCCCCTGCCACGGGCGCCCTGTCTGCAGCACGGGTGATCTGCGATGCCCATGCCTTTGAAGCGCGCGTGCTCGATCATTATATCCGCTACCTTGGCCCGGTCGCGCAGGACTGGCGCGATCGTACGCCTACACAGGACAAACGCTTTTTTGCCACCGCGGGCTGGGGCAATAGAGTGCTTGGGCACCTGACGGCTGCGAACTCGTCTTCGCGGTCGATCAAAAGATGCCCTGTTTCTGGGCGATATGATCAAGTTCACAGTCCCCATTCTGCCCGGCACGCTGCTGACCGGGCTGTATTGCACGATTCCGGCCTTATGCCCGTCTGGCTTTGCCCGTATTGTGCCACAAAGGAGACAGAGTGCCGATTGTCATGATCTGGCTGATCCCGATTTATGAATGCGAGAAAGCTTATATCCAGACCCATGACTGGCGCCGGTTCGAGGCTGAACCCGACCGCCTTGATCCTGACTCTGCACCGGCAGCCGATCCGGCTAGTATGGGCCATGAATATCAGGCTCTAATTTGTTTAAAAAAATTTTCTCAATAGCAGCGCGCTGCCTTACCGCCACTGTTCATGCAACACATCCAGCGCCCTGTGCAGTGTGCGGATGCGGGTGCCGGGGTGTTCATCCAGGCCGCATACGGCGCAGACCGCGCGCGCCCGGGCTGGCGTGAGCAGGGCCAGCGCGCGGTCAATGGCGTGCCGGGCGTTTACGCTGGCTTCGGTTTCCTCCATCGTGCCCGTGCCCTGCCCGGCTTGCGGGCTGTAACGCTGCACCAGTCGCCCCGTGCGCGTGCAACGCCGCCAGCAGGCCCGAAAGCGCAGCCCGACGGCATGCTGCTCGGGGCTCAAGGCAGAATTGGCGCGATAAAACAGCCGGTCGAGTTCGCATGTATCCGTCAGGCGGCGCACGGCGTGTGGGCGCGCACCGGGGGCTAGTTGCACGCGGGCCCGCTCCACCGGGCGCATGAGGGCTGCGGGGCCATCGGCGCCCATATCCGGTTTCAGTCCTGCTGCAATGTCACGCGCGTGCAACCGGGCACGGCGTTCAGCCCGCAGCACGGCGGCAGCATGGACAGGCGCGGGTGAAAAGGGAGCGCGCGGATTGGGCATGGCAATTCCTGTACGACTTTATGCAACAAAGTCATATTATCGCCATAATGTGCAGGCGGGCAGTTCCACCCGCTTGCCACGCCGCTTATCCCAATCCGCAGGCCACCACGCCCCTGCCTCAATACGTGGCGCGAGCACTCATGACATCAAACAAGCACGAGGCCCCATGATAGGCGATGCACCCCGGCCCCTCATCTCTGAAACCGATATTGCCCTGTCCATCAAGCGTAATGTCGAGCCAGCACCCTGTATTCCCGCTGCGCAGCATGCGTGGAAAAGGGGGTGGGCCATTACCAGTGCGCCCATGAACAGAAATTGACGCATAAAGATGTTCTTTTCAGGATTATTTTAAAATAACATTTAAAAATATCGTATAATTTTGAGAACATATTCGGAAAATATTTTTAAAAATAGAATTCTGGATCTCTATTTTACTAATTAATTAATGAAATTTATATTTTACCTGTCACATATCCCCATGTCAGCGTATTGATAGGCGTATCATGACAAGGTGTTCTGCCATAGGGCATCATTTCCTGTGATATACCGCTTGTGGAGTTCATGGTTGGCATCCACCGATGGCGCCGCCATTCAAGAATGTGGGCGCACTTCCTGACACAGGATGCAGGCAATTCCAAAAAAATGGGATAATTCCCACATTGCAAACATAATGGGATATATCCCCCCCTACCCATTGTGTCAATTATGTGGGATATTTCCCATTATGGATGATACACGCTCCCCCGCCGCCGCCGAGATTGAACGCCGCATGGAGCGGCTGAACCTCAATAAAAAACGTCTGGCCGATCTGGCCGGACTGAACGAAACCTACGTGCACGACATCCTGCGCGGCAAATCCCGTAACCCTGGGGGTGACCGGCTGGAAAAAGTGGCCGCCGTGCTGGGCTGCACCGCAAGCGACCTGCTGCGAAGCGGCGGCAATGGTGGGGCAAGTGCCGCCGCCTCGCGGCTCAAGGCCCTGCGGGAACGGGCGGGTTACACCGTGCGGGCGCTGGCGCGCGACGTGGGCATGGGGGAAAAATTTTCCAGCTACGCCTTTTATGAAAACAAGCTGAAAAAAGACTTTATTCCTGTTGAACTGGTGCGCAAACTGGTGCCGCTCCTGACCGATCGTGGCGACCCACCCATTGCCGCATCCGAAGTCTGGGCGCTGTGCGGCATCGTGCCCGGTGCCACGGACCTGAACGAGAGCATAAGCCGCGCCGAACGCGCAAGCATGCCGCTGCATAACGAGGATGGCGCGGTGACCGTGCATGAATACGATATTTCACCCCAGGCCGGTGCAGGCGCGATTGTGGACCACACGGCCGCGGGCGATGCCGAGAGCCACCCCACGCTGGATTCATGGCGCATCCCGCGTGATTTCATTCGCAATTACCTGCCGGATACCGGGGGGCTTGCCATCATTCGCGTGGCAGGCAACTCCATGGAGCCGGAATTCGTGGCGGGTGATCGCGTGCTCGTCGATACGGGCCACCGCATCCCTTCGCCCGATGGCGTGTATGTGTTGTGGAATGGCATGGGCGTGGTCATCAAGCAGTTGATGCTGGTCCCCAATTCCCGCCCGCCGCGCATCCGCATCATCAGCGTCAACCCGACCTATCCGGTGGATGAGGTCGATGCCTCTGACCTCGTGATCAATGGGCGCGTGGTTGGTAAATGGGTTTGGAAGTAAAAATATGCCTTTTCATGATCTGGTAGCCTGCATAAAAAACAATTCGTGTAATTCTCTTGAAGTTGGTGATGAAAGCCTTGCCTCGACCCCTGAAGATATTGCCGAGGTGCGAAAGCATATTGGGCCAGAAACTGCCGCCAAGCTACCTGTTCCTTGCCGAGCATTATGGCTACGCATCTATTTTTGGCGATGAAATATTTTCCATCTACCTTGGGTTCGATCGCAACACGCCCAGCGGTGACATTGCCGAACGCACCGTGCTCTATCGCCGCCAGAACGCCATAAAACCTACGGAAATCGTTCTGTGCCGGACGGATTTCGCGGAAATATTCGTGTTTGACACAACCCGTGCCGATGCACGGGGTGAATACCCGGTTCTGCGCACGGTCGGTGATGAATCAGCCCTGTACGCACCCACATTTGCTGATTTTATTGTAAAATACAGCCACGATGTCATGGCCTGACAGCGGGCGCTGGCCCTGACATAAATCCTACCTATGCCCCCTTGCCCTACTGGCGCCGCATTCGGGTTGTAGGCAGGTGTTCATGCATCCTGTCACGCCTTGCCCCGCGCGTGGTCACGGCCCCATCGGGGGCTGGTGATCCATGTTCGCACAACCTCACGCGGCACCGTGCGTTAAGCTTGCCATGACAGAACATGCACAACGCCCTGCCCAGCGTCGGGCGCGCCCCTTTGCCCTTCTTGCAATAATGCTGGGTTGCCTCGGGCTCCCTACCCTTGCGCGCCCGGCCCATGCCACGCCCCAGCATCTCACGCTTACGCCTGACAATACCGCCGTGCTGCTGCACGCGAGCAGTGTCATCGGCGCAATGGACGGGCAGTTCGGCAAGGTTTCCGGTACGCTGGATTATGACCTGTCGCGCCAGACCTGCCATGTGGACCTGACCATGGACGCCACAACCGTGCACATGGACACCATACTGGAGCGCAAGGCCGCGAAATCAGGCGGCATGCTGGGCACGGATCGCTGGCCCACCGCGCGCTACGTGGGCGACTGCCGGCCACATATCGTCAATGGCGGCGTGGCCTCGCGCATGGTGGGGCAACTGACCCTGCGCGGCCAGACCCATCCCATGACGTTTGATACCCAGATGGACTTTACCGGCAACACGCTCAGCGTGCTTGACAGCACCGGCACGTTCGATGGACGCAAATGGGGCATGTCCACCATGCTGCATACCGTAAGGCAGCCCATGCGCACCGAAACGCGCATCACCCTGCCCAATTCACTCCACTAACCCCGCCGCGCAGAAAGTGCACGACACATGACCGATGAGACGACCGCCCCCCGCACTCTGGCCGAGATTGCAAGCTATCATGTGCATGTCTATTTTGATGATGCCACGACACGCCAGGCCGCAGCCCGGTTGCGAGACCGCATTGCCGAGCGCTTTGCCGTAAGGCTGGGGCGTTGGCATGATGTGGCGGTCGGCCCCCATGTGGCCCCCATGTACCAGATCGCGTTCGAGACGGGGCTGTTCGCAACCTTCGTGCCCTGGCTCATGCTCAATCATGGCGGGCTGAGCCTTCTCGTGCACCCGAACACGACCAATCCCCGCCGCGACCATCTGCGTGACGGCATGTGGATTGGCCGCCCCCGCGCCCTCCTTGCCGACCGCCTGCCCGAACAGACCGACGCCCCCGATCGCGCGGGCGAGGTCAATACACGGCCCGATGGCAGCGTGAAAATCTGAGACCCGATTTCAAAACGATCCTTTGATATAGATTTCCCGATACCGCCTTTTTTTACAAAAAGGCGGTATTTTTGATACTTTTTTTAAAGAAGCCGCCCCAGAAATATTATTACGGAAACAAGGCCCCGCACCCCTGTTTCCATCAGTTTCTGCAGGGGCGTCCAGAGTGTTTTTTTACAAAATCGTTCAGGCGGGGCGCAGGCATTGTTGCAATCGGTCTGTTTTGGTAATGCACTGTAACATTGTCCTGCTGGATAATGACGGCATCATCCCTTGAGCCTGTGGCCTGATCGGACCCGTTTTATATGCAAACGCTGTTGCAGCCTGTGCTTCGTGTCAAAATGTCCAGCGATGTGCATGAGCGTCTGAGCGAACTCCATATTGCCTACCCTCCAGGCCCAAAACGGCAACGGCGCGCGGCGATGGTGCGCGAGCGCGGCCTTCTGTTCATTCATGTGCCCAAAAATGCTGGAACATCCATCACCCGCGCCCTTTACGGCATGGATGTAGGGCATGAAACCATCCGGTATTTCCAGCGCCGACTGCCCGATCTGGTGCGCTTTCCCACCTTTGCCATCCTGCGTGATCCGGTTCAGCGCTTTCTGTCGGCGTATCGCTATGCGCGCGCGGGTGGTGGTGGGGCGCGGCATGTGGCGCAGGGGTTCCGGGCACATTACATGGCGCTGCGTGACCTTGACGATGCGCTCGATCTGGTGGCACAGGCGCGCAACCCCTACCATATCGACCATATTTTCCGGCCACAGACATGGTATCTGACCGGGCACGATGGCGCCATTGCGGTCAACCACCTGTTCATGCTTGATGAAATGGCGCGTATCGAACGCTTTATCGCACCATTTGGCAGCGGGCCGATCACGCATGTCAACGCCACGGCAGCCGGTGATAAAGGCGAACTGCCAGGCCCCGACCAGATCAGGCGGATCAGGCAGATTTACCGTGCCGATTATGACCTGATCGCCCAAGCCCGGCAGAGCCGGTAAAACCGATTACATCCTGCCCCACCCCACTATCAGGCAGGATATGCGATAATGGTGAGGGGCCAGTCAGTATCGGGTTCAGTCGCCAGCCGCGCCAAGCGTGGGGTAGTCGATATAGCCTTGTGGGCCATGGGTATAGAAGGTGGACGGGTCTGGTGGCGTCAGCTCCGCTCCCGTGCGCAGGCGTTCAGGCAGGTCGGGGTTGGCAATAAAGGCTTGGCCAAAGGCGATGGCATCGGCCCAGCCTGCTTCAACGGCTTTTTCCGCGCTGGTGGGGGTGAATTTTTCGTTGGCGATATAGACACCACCGAACTCTTTTTTAAGTTGCGGGCCAAGGCTGTCCGGCCCCTCCGCCTCACGTGCGCAGATGAACGCAATGCCACGCCTGCCAAGTTCACGCGCGACATAGCCAAAGGTAGCGGCAGGATTGGAATCCCCCATGTCGTGCAGGTCGCAGCGGGGCGAAAGATGCATGCCTACCCGGTCTGCTCCCCATACATCAATCGCGGCATCGGTCACCTCAAGCATGAGCCGCGCCCGGTTCTCGATCGGACCGCCATACTGGTCGGTGCGGTGATTGGTGGAATCCTGCAGGAACTGATCAAGCAGGTAGCCATTGGCGCCATGAATTTCCACGCCATCAAAACCGGCAACCCTGGCCAGTTCCGCTCCCCGGCGGAAAGCAGCAACAATGCCCGGTATTTCATCGGTGCGGAGTGCGCGGGGAGTCACGTAATCCCGTTTGGGGCGCAGCAGGCTGACATGGCCCTTTGCCGCAATGGCACTTGGCGCGACCGGGGCCGCACCATCAAGAAAATACGGGTCCGAAATCCGGCCTACATGCCATAGCTGCATGAAAATGCGCCCACCGACCGCATGCACGGCAGCGGTGATCTTTTTCCATCCTTCCGCCTGCTCTTCCGACCAGATGCCCGGCACATCCTCATAGCCGATGCCCTGGGGCGTAACCGGCGTCGCCTCAGACAGGATCAGCCCCGCCAGTGCGCGCTGGGCGTAATAATCGGCCATCAGATCGTTGGGAATATGGTCAGGCCCCGCGCGCAGGCGCGTCAGTGGCGCCATGATGATGCGGTTGGGCAGCGTAAGGGCACCGACCTTAAGCGGTGTGAACAGGGTTGGCATGTCACGTCTCCACGGTTCAGTAGAGGCAATGATGGGCGCATAGCCAGCCTGTCGCAAGAGTACGGTGCCGCATGGCGGAGCACACAAATCTTGCACCCGGCAATGGTTGAAGGCACGTGGGCGGGAAACGGGCGGGCTTCATCATGAGCGCCCGTTCTGGCCGGAAGGAGCGTTTAGTGGCCGCCGTTCACGCATGTGGCGGGCATCTGGGCAGCCTGCATGCCCGGGCCCGGCGTGCAGTACCACGAAATATGTTTCTGTTTGTTGATGCGGGGCGTGATCAACATGCTTTTGTTGTGGGATGTCACCGTAATGGCCATGTTGTGGTCATTCAGCGCCAGGGTGTCGCCATTCTCCAGATGGTCTTTCTGGCCAATCTGGGCCAGCGAGGCGGGAACATCATGATTATTGATGTAGTAATCCTCCAGCGCGGAGCGGGCCGTGGCTGTTTCGCCATACATGAAGTGCGCGCGCAAACGGGGCAGCTGGTCACGATAGATGGGCAGGCCGACCATTATGATGAAAAAGATGATGTAGAAATAGAGGATCACCATCCCTGCCCCGCCAATCCTGCCGCCATAGGGCACCATGGCGGCCAGCACGCCTGCCCAGCGGTTACGGCGCGGCAGGCTGGCCTCATGCCCCATGACACGGGCCACGCGCTTGGTCAGCCACGGATAGCCGCCCGTCAGTTCATGAAAGGACATCCAGAAGCCTGCGGTCTCGGCCACCTGCCTGCCGTAACGCTCAAGGTTGATGTCCTTCCACCGCGCCCGCCCGGCAGCGAGCGCTGCCAGGGCGCGGGCCGCGTTTTCTGGCGTGGTGGAACATGCCGCGCCATGGCGGTCGCACGTGCTTTCCTTCGCGCGGGAATAGGCTGCCCCCAGCAGCGGCAGCCAGAGCGCGGGCCAGCGCAGGAAATGCTTGCCAATATGGCGCATGCGCAGGTGGCCCAGTTCATGCCCGAGGTAAAAGCGCACGCCATCGGGGTGCTCGGCCATGGCATCGACCACGTCAGATAGCAGCACGACATATTGCAGCCCCAGAAACCGCGCGGCGAAGGCATTCATCATCCCGCCGCCCTGCAATACATAGACCTGCGGGTAACCATTGATCTGCAATGTCCGGCAACATGATATGAACTGCGCGTGCAGATCGGGAAACTGCGCCTCGGTAACTTCCACGCCGTTGCCCTTGATATGGGCGATCAGGGCAGACTGCGCGAACAGGTAAAGCACATAGCCTATCAGGACATAGATCAGCATGATGCCGAATGTGCCCGCCAGCATGAGCACCCAGAACAGAATTCCAAGTATCAGCGTTATTTTTGAAAGTGTATATTCGCGGGGATAAACAAGTTCATCCCTCTCTATGCTAGCCATGTCAGTATCCCGAAAAATTAATTACCGTAAGCGTATCTGTATTTTTATTTCATATTAAAATTGACAATAGAAGCCATTAATTATTCCCATTATTTGCAATAAAATTATATCAGGAATTTTATCAGGGCGATGGTCTGAACGCCTATGGCACGGCCCTTTCGGGAGCCGTGCCATAAGTGATCCGTCATGTTTTATGTGTAAGTCAGATTATCATGCCTGACATTACAGGCCTTCATGCGTCTTGACGTTGGAGGATGACATGACGTGATGCCAGACCACATCTCCGTTATAGATGATATCCAGGGTTTTTTCCTTGCCATGCGACCCGTTGGAGAATGCGCCGTAATAGGGAATGAAATTCGTGCCGTTTGCCTTGGTGGTAGCGAAGCTGTACTGCCACTCTTCATGCCCGCTATCCGTAAAGTGGGTGCTCATCGGGTCACCAAACATGGCCCGTACCTGCTGCTTGGTTGTCACGTTATCATGAATCTTCTGGTCGATGGTGTCGGCCGTTTCGTTCTTGATGGAAGTATTGCCGGAGGAAGCACAACCGGAAACCAGAAGAACAGCGGTAAGGCAGCCCGCAATGGCGAATTTTTTCATTAATAATTTTTCCATTAACTTAACAAAAGTAAATTATATCTTTGACTTACATCAAGATCTTCTTTTTCCTGAAATATAGACGTGAGCGATAAAAATCCAGAGCAAAAAACACACTACTACAGAATTTTCGGGAAAAATGGCGCGTTTATCTTTAAACATATATATTTTTTACGTTTTATTTGAAAAAATTCAGTAATAATAAAGAAATTTTCAAAATCTCTCAGGCGCATCACAATCAGGCCTGCCACATTTTTGCCACACTTCGCAACAATTGTGTCAAAGCTTATATAATCTACGGTCCCGCTGATGGTGGCAGGGTAGCGCGGATGGCAGTGGAATACTCCGGTCCGATCACCGCATGCGCGGGCCGTCTGATGCGGCTGGCATCATGGACTGCGGCAAAATCGGGGTAGCGCTTCGGGTCATAGGGGCCAAGCAGGTTCATGTCATAGGCCATGCTGGCGGTGTGGCCGCTCAGTATGATGCGCCAGTCAAAACGGTAGCGCAGTTTCGCCCCCGCGCGCGCCAGGATGCCCGTGGTGCAGTTGTCGCTCAGCGTGTTGTACCACAGCGGGTGGCGAATAATGTCATGGATCGCACTTGTATAGCTCAGGAACAGCCGCTCGCGCACGGCAGGCGAGAGATCAAGCCGGTATAGATAAACCCGCTCCCGGCGCACATCCGTGCGCACGCCAATCAGGTCACGCTCATCGGCCGTGACATAGAACAGTTCGTAATGATGGAAGAACCCCGCAATGGTGGAATAGGGAAAACGCGCCTGCCTACGGGTTTCAATCGACATGGCAAGATGCTGCCCGTCGCTGAAGCCAAAGCTCAGGAAGACATGGGCAATATTTTCACCCGCCCAGTAGGATGTAACCAGATCGACCCGCTCGAGTTTGCTCAGGTCATATGTGGCGTCATACCATGCAGGCAGGTAATCGGTTACCGAGCGGTAGCGGAAATTGCGCACGTTATGCACATGCACCATATCGCCCTCACGCCATGTATCAGCCGGTATGGCGTATTCCTCCGCCCAGACCCGGTCATTGCGCGGCGGGTCGGTCACGTACCAGCCTGTAAGCGTTACGACCGCCACGCCCCGCGCCATATGCCCGAGCCGGACCGAACGCAGCCACCCTGCCCCCACCATGATGGCGGCAAACGCAGCGCTCAGGCCCAGCCGCAACGCATCAGGCACGATGGTGGAATAGTACAGCGCCGCCGTGCCCAGCACTGTTGCCACGCCCAGAACAGACCGCAGGCCAATCACGCGCCATCGGCGCAGCCCAGGCAGGCTCATGGCTTTGCTGCAATGCGCGTGCCCCGGGGGCTGGGCGCATACCGGGCAAGCTGTTCAAGCAGGATGCGCTGCACCTCGGCTATGGTGAAGGGGTTTGACTGCGTGGAATGTTCCGAATGGCGCACGATCAGTTCTGATTCCACGTCAGGGATATGCGCGCTGGCATAGGAGACCACGCCATCATCGGCATGGGCCAGGTCCCGCCCTGCCCCGCATACGGGAATGATGGAGTGCACATGCACATCGGGCATGATGGGGATTGTGGGCAGCGTGCGCATGAAGGCGCTGTGCGGCGACATAGCGTACACGCTGCCCAGCCGCGGAATGCGGTTATCGACATGCGTGCTGTCACCCGCTCCGGTCACGATTTCACGCGCCGTTTCTGTAACCCGCAGCGGCAGGCTGGCCATGCCGCCCACCAGCTGGGCGATCGACTTGCCTGCAAGGTAGCTGCCATGCTGCGGGGTGGAGATGAACACCACCCGGTCGATCTCGGGCATGGGGGTGGGAAACATGGTCTGCCGGATCAGCGCCATGGTGTCGGCATTGAGATGGAAGGTGGAAAGTGGCCGCCCTGCCGTGCCATCCCACAGCCTGTTACTGGGGTTGATGACCAGCATCCGCGCCAGAAGGCCGCCCTGGCTGTGGCCAATCAGCGTGATGTGCCCCAGCGCCGGGTCGGCCTGCACGCCGCCCAGGCTGTTCACGGCCTCGGTAATGGCATGGCGTAGCTGCCACGCCGAATACGGGATGGGATTGGCCGTGGCATAGGAGAAGAACCAGAAATCGAAATGATCGCGGATGCGCTTGTCCTCCAGCAGGTCATTGACCATGCTGGCCCAGCGGTAAGGGCTGGAGGCCGTGCCGTGTATGAACACCACCGGCATGCTGCCATGGTGGTGCGGGTTCATGGCGATCAGGCGCGGGCGGGTGCCGTCATAGGTCGTGCCGTCAAAGAACCCCCGATATTCCTTGGTGCCCAACGCGGTATCCACCAGGCTCAGGGCGCGGGCGGTGGTCTGGTCATAGGCGGCGGGCACATGGGCGTGCGCGATGGGGGTGTCGGGGCTTTCATCCATTATGCGCAGCACCAGCCGCCCGCTGGGGTGGTCACCAAGCACCTGCGTGCGCGGGTTGTCCATTTCCAGCACCATGCTTGCGGGCAGGCGCAGCTTTTCCGATATGACGAAGCTGCCATCAGGCGTGCCTTCAGGCTCTGGCTGGTTCTGGGGCACGGCGCGGTTGCGTGTTGCATCATCCTGCGCAGGGGCCGCGATGTCGGCTACGGCGGAAGGCGCGCGATCGCCCGCGTGCTGCAGCGTCTGG contains:
- a CDS encoding alkene reductase, whose product is MPTLFTPLKVGALTLPNRIIMAPLTRLRAGPDHIPNDLMADYYAQRALAGLILSEATPVTPQGIGYEDVPGIWSEEQAEGWKKITAAVHAVGGRIFMQLWHVGRISDPYFLDGAAPVAPSAIAAKGHVSLLRPKRDYVTPRALRTDEIPGIVAAFRRGAELARVAGFDGVEIHGANGYLLDQFLQDSTNHRTDQYGGPIENRARLMLEVTDAAIDVWGADRVGMHLSPRCDLHDMGDSNPAATFGYVARELGRRGIAFICAREAEGPDSLGPQLKKEFGGVYIANEKFTPTSAEKAVEAGWADAIAFGQAFIANPDLPERLRTGAELTPPDPSTFYTHGPQGYIDYPTLGAAGD
- a CDS encoding sulfotransferase family 2 domain-containing protein, with product MSSDVHERLSELHIAYPPGPKRQRRAAMVRERGLLFIHVPKNAGTSITRALYGMDVGHETIRYFQRRLPDLVRFPTFAILRDPVQRFLSAYRYARAGGGGARHVAQGFRAHYMALRDLDDALDLVAQARNPYHIDHIFRPQTWYLTGHDGAIAVNHLFMLDEMARIERFIAPFGSGPITHVNATAAGDKGELPGPDQIRRIRQIYRADYDLIAQARQSR
- a CDS encoding helix-turn-helix domain-containing protein produces the protein MDDTRSPAAAEIERRMERLNLNKKRLADLAGLNETYVHDILRGKSRNPGGDRLEKVAAVLGCTASDLLRSGGNGGASAAASRLKALRERAGYTVRALARDVGMGEKFSSYAFYENKLKKDFIPVELVRKLVPLLTDRGDPPIAASEVWALCGIVPGATDLNESISRAERASMPLHNEDGAVTVHEYDISPQAGAGAIVDHTAAGDAESHPTLDSWRIPRDFIRNYLPDTGGLAIIRVAGNSMEPEFVAGDRVLVDTGHRIPSPDGVYVLWNGMGVVIKQLMLVPNSRPPRIRIISVNPTYPVDEVDASDLVINGRVVGKWVWK
- a CDS encoding M48 family metallopeptidase, which encodes MASIERDELVYPREYTLSKITLILGILFWVLMLAGTFGIMLIYVLIGYVLYLFAQSALIAHIKGNGVEVTEAQFPDLHAQFISCCRTLQINGYPQVYVLQGGGMMNAFAARFLGLQYVVLLSDVVDAMAEHPDGVRFYLGHELGHLRMRHIGKHFLRWPALWLPLLGAAYSRAKESTCDRHGAACSTTPENAARALAALAAGRARWKDINLERYGRQVAETAGFWMSFHELTGGYPWLTKRVARVMGHEASLPRRNRWAGVLAAMVPYGGRIGGAGMVILYFYIIFFIIMVGLPIYRDQLPRLRAHFMYGETATARSALEDYYINNHDVPASLAQIGQKDHLENGDTLALNDHNMAITVTSHNKSMLITPRINKQKHISWYCTPGPGMQAAQMPATCVNGGH
- a CDS encoding SMI1/KNR4 family protein; translated protein: MGQKLPPSYLFLAEHYGYASIFGDEIFSIYLGFDRNTPSGDIAERTVLYRRQNAIKPTEIVLCRTDFAEIFVFDTTRADARGEYPVLRTVGDESALYAPTFADFIVKYSHDVMA
- a CDS encoding DMT family transporter — protein: MKTTGLCFALLSAVLFGVSTPFAKLLLGDMSAQMAAGLLYLGSGLGLALVLGARAVLRLPTHDEAPLARRDLPWLLGVIATGGVAGPLLLMLGLARTDAASASLLLNVESIATLLIAWMVFRENVDRRLLFGAACIVLGAGVLSWQGHAMLAPGALYIIAACVCWGIDNNLSNRLSAVDPVRIAMLKGIVAGSVNLLTALGLQHAYLPGLALVAGAGSVGFLGYGVSLVAFMLGLRHLGAARTGAYFALAPFMGAVASLALFPAQGVVRLLVAAVLMGIGLWLHLTERHDHQHAHEEMAHIHRHVHDEHHQHEHGPDDPPGAPHTHYHVHTRLEHSHAHYPDLHHRHDHDHAA
- a CDS encoding DUF4105 domain-containing protein — encoded protein: MSLPGLRRWRVIGLRSVLGVATVLGTAALYYSTIVPDALRLGLSAAFAAIMVGAGWLRSVRLGHMARGVAVVTLTGWYVTDPPRNDRVWAEEYAIPADTWREGDMVHVHNVRNFRYRSVTDYLPAWYDATYDLSKLERVDLVTSYWAGENIAHVFLSFGFSDGQHLAMSIETRRQARFPYSTIAGFFHHYELFYVTADERDLIGVRTDVRRERVYLYRLDLSPAVRERLFLSYTSAIHDIIRHPLWYNTLSDNCTTGILARAGAKLRYRFDWRIILSGHTASMAYDMNLLGPYDPKRYPDFAAVHDASRIRRPAHAVIGPEYSTAIRATLPPSAGP
- a CDS encoding YceI family protein, with translation MTEHAQRPAQRRARPFALLAIMLGCLGLPTLARPAHATPQHLTLTPDNTAVLLHASSVIGAMDGQFGKVSGTLDYDLSRQTCHVDLTMDATTVHMDTILERKAAKSGGMLGTDRWPTARYVGDCRPHIVNGGVASRMVGQLTLRGQTHPMTFDTQMDFTGNTLSVLDSTGTFDGRKWGMSTMLHTVRQPMRTETRITLPNSLH
- a CDS encoding DOPA 4,5-dioxygenase family protein codes for the protein MTDETTAPRTLAEIASYHVHVYFDDATTRQAAARLRDRIAERFAVRLGRWHDVAVGPHVAPMYQIAFETGLFATFVPWLMLNHGGLSLLVHPNTTNPRRDHLRDGMWIGRPRALLADRLPEQTDAPDRAGEVNTRPDGSVKI